One segment of Marvinbryantia formatexigens DSM 14469 DNA contains the following:
- a CDS encoding extracellular solute-binding protein: MKFKKVLTAGIAGAAICAMMAGTASAAGQEVVIWDYFETDAQKEMMQTLIDGFNESQDEFTASHVYVPFADYEKQLTLGIASGELPDLVILDGCSMASFIQLGLFGDISDAEINWDEYIQGPLESTMMDGKHYGIPFATNCTALYYNKDMFDAAGIAYPDENTTWDDFREMAKALTKDGVYGFGNAATNTDEGTFQCLQWLYTAGGSYTDIEGGIDAYRLMQEMIEEGSWTKECVNWTQSDVNNNFMAGNLAMQQNGPWQIPGIEANAPDLNYGVTVLPKRDADSGQATSILGGENMGVVNKEDMSGAKAFLQYYDQTEVMVNAMKQYGSYPPKTEAAQDSYWTDDPIQKAFLTQIETSIPRGPSASWPSYSSAIQTGFQEVMTSAKTPEQAAADTQAAVDAVQ, translated from the coding sequence ATGAAATTTAAGAAGGTATTGACAGCGGGCATCGCGGGCGCAGCCATTTGTGCGATGATGGCGGGCACGGCATCCGCGGCAGGACAGGAAGTGGTCATCTGGGATTACTTCGAGACGGATGCGCAGAAGGAAATGATGCAGACTCTGATTGACGGATTTAATGAGTCGCAGGACGAGTTTACGGCATCCCATGTGTATGTTCCGTTTGCGGATTATGAAAAGCAGCTTACGCTCGGCATTGCTTCCGGGGAGCTTCCGGATCTGGTAATTCTGGATGGCTGCAGCATGGCGTCTTTCATCCAGCTTGGTCTGTTCGGCGATATCTCAGATGCGGAAATTAACTGGGACGAGTACATCCAGGGACCGCTGGAATCTACCATGATGGATGGAAAGCACTACGGTATCCCGTTTGCGACAAACTGTACGGCATTGTATTACAACAAGGATATGTTCGATGCGGCGGGCATTGCATATCCGGATGAGAATACGACCTGGGACGACTTCCGCGAGATGGCGAAAGCGCTGACGAAGGACGGCGTATATGGTTTCGGAAACGCGGCAACCAATACGGACGAGGGAACCTTCCAGTGCCTGCAGTGGCTGTATACGGCGGGCGGTTCCTATACGGATATCGAGGGCGGTATTGACGCATACAGACTGATGCAGGAAATGATTGAAGAAGGTTCCTGGACAAAGGAATGTGTAAACTGGACGCAGTCCGATGTTAATAACAACTTTATGGCGGGCAACCTGGCAATGCAGCAGAACGGTCCGTGGCAGATTCCGGGTATCGAGGCAAATGCTCCGGATCTGAACTACGGCGTAACGGTGCTTCCGAAGAGAGACGCAGATTCCGGTCAGGCAACCTCCATTCTCGGCGGTGAGAACATGGGCGTGGTAAATAAAGAGGATATGTCCGGGGCAAAGGCATTTCTCCAGTATTACGACCAGACTGAGGTTATGGTAAATGCAATGAAGCAGTATGGCTCTTATCCTCCGAAGACAGAGGCGGCGCAGGACAGCTACTGGACAGACGACCCGATTCAGAAAGCATTCCTGACGCAGATTGAAACTTCGATTCCGAGAGGACCGAGCGCATCCTGGCCTTCTTATTCCAGCGCCATCCAGACAGGCTTCCAGGAAGTTATGACTTCCGCAAAGACGCCTGAGCAGGCGGCGGCAGATACGCAGGCGGCCGTTGACGCAGTGCAGTAA
- a CDS encoding response regulator transcription factor, translated as MRILIVEDEIKIRTGMSKLISAHTAHTIVGEAKNGKEGLELILRLHPDLVISDIRMPVMDGLEMQEAANRAGVKCHFIILSGYSEFEYAQKALRYGADDYLLKPLAAEDVTEVLEKIQNLVREEEKRTVQSAEGLLRDILLGGRTITEEDYKKLERLAKLREGEPCYLAAGCLGDANAGYAASAARQWEQIKSLEPELRIVYTMLENTQEMFCLIQGQTDSGLLAEKMTRRLYRNLSVEDMPVWAVIELENLRELKEKAAELRSLYLYGMLLGYRTVLTKERAQECGGGEYQYPAHLEGKLKVSICNGTAEELKRDAEAFMRYVRNLKCSPVYFRKAYGKMIAFMENVCSEVNPQAYRRMQESEIEKTAATALTIKTLEDCFRREIEIILSEKDKKEDIRNYTIRRAINFIREHYRENISLELLAEHLEITPEYLSTLFNKEVGINFTTFLKRFRISHAKRLLKGSSKKIYEISEEVGYHDPKYFNRVFKEEVGVSPGDYRQMS; from the coding sequence ATGAGAATACTGATTGTGGAGGATGAGATAAAAATCCGGACCGGAATGTCGAAACTGATCTCCGCCCACACCGCCCACACGATCGTCGGCGAGGCCAAAAACGGGAAAGAAGGGCTGGAGCTGATTCTCCGCCTGCACCCGGACCTGGTGATTTCAGATATCCGGATGCCGGTGATGGACGGACTGGAGATGCAGGAGGCGGCAAACCGCGCGGGCGTGAAATGCCATTTTATTATATTGAGCGGCTATTCGGAATTTGAATATGCCCAGAAAGCGCTGCGCTACGGAGCGGATGACTATCTGCTAAAACCGCTGGCGGCGGAGGATGTGACGGAAGTGCTGGAAAAAATCCAGAATCTCGTCCGGGAGGAGGAAAAGCGGACGGTGCAGAGTGCGGAGGGACTGCTGCGCGATATTCTGCTCGGAGGAAGAACGATCACAGAGGAGGATTATAAGAAGCTGGAGCGGCTTGCAAAGCTGCGGGAAGGAGAGCCGTGTTATCTGGCGGCAGGCTGCCTTGGGGACGCCAATGCAGGATATGCCGCGTCCGCTGCCCGGCAGTGGGAGCAGATAAAGAGCCTGGAACCGGAACTGCGAATCGTTTATACGATGCTGGAAAATACGCAGGAAATGTTCTGTCTGATTCAGGGGCAGACGGATAGCGGGCTGCTTGCGGAAAAAATGACACGCCGGCTTTACCGGAATCTGTCCGTGGAAGATATGCCGGTCTGGGCTGTTATAGAATTGGAAAATCTGCGGGAGCTGAAGGAAAAGGCGGCAGAGCTGCGCAGCCTGTATCTGTACGGGATGCTGCTCGGATACCGCACGGTTCTGACGAAAGAGCGGGCGCAGGAATGCGGCGGAGGGGAGTACCAGTATCCGGCGCATCTGGAGGGGAAGCTGAAGGTATCCATCTGCAACGGCACCGCAGAGGAGCTGAAGCGGGATGCGGAAGCCTTTATGAGGTATGTCAGAAATTTAAAATGCAGCCCGGTGTATTTCCGAAAAGCTTATGGAAAAATGATTGCTTTTATGGAGAATGTCTGCAGCGAGGTGAATCCGCAGGCGTACAGGCGGATGCAGGAGAGTGAGATAGAAAAGACGGCGGCGACCGCGCTGACGATAAAAACGCTGGAGGACTGTTTTCGCAGGGAAATCGAGATTATTTTGTCGGAGAAGGATAAAAAAGAGGATATCCGCAATTATACGATACGGAGGGCGATTAATTTTATCCGGGAGCATTACCGGGAAAATATTTCGCTGGAGCTCCTTGCGGAGCATCTGGAAATCACGCCGGAATATCTGAGTACCCTGTTTAATAAAGAAGTGGGAATCAATTTTACAACCTTCTTGAAACGCTTCCGTATCAGTCATGCCAAGCGGCTGCTAAAGGGAAGCAGCAAGAAAATTTATGAGATATCGGAGGAGGTCGGTTATCATGACCCGAAATATTTTAACCGGGTCTTTAAGGAGGAGGTAGGAGTATCGCCGGGAGATTACCGGCAGATGAGCTGA
- a CDS encoding sugar ABC transporter substrate-binding protein: MKKIIAVLPVVCMVLLCGCNQKDARNLPPAGKETEKIVIWSYYETQAQREGLDELVRSFNQSQNEYRAEWEYVPMTGFVKGLSSAYTENDLPDMAIIDNPDMAALIQMGLFEDITLQAQEWELENECYPSMLETLKYEGKYYGIPFNCNSTALIYNKELFAEYHLTPPETWEELREAAKKLTTPERSGFAMCCIESEQGAFQILPWILAAGEDPQSLGGEATVEAFAFLKSLLLDGSMSENCINLTQTDLALEFAEGRAAIIQNGPWVFPQLDEAGIDYGIVPVPGRERNNAVVGGENIGILKGKNLEGSLAFLRFCIEGDEITEFCRKASVLPAKISAARESVEKRPELAVFQQQMENAVTRTSIPHWSAVSGKLSEGIYRIISQEETPQQAAAALQEN; the protein is encoded by the coding sequence ATGAAAAAAATAATAGCTGTACTGCCGGTGGTCTGTATGGTCCTGCTGTGCGGCTGCAATCAGAAGGACGCCCGTAATCTGCCGCCGGCGGGCAAAGAAACGGAAAAAATCGTTATCTGGTCGTACTATGAGACGCAAGCGCAGAGAGAAGGACTGGATGAGCTGGTGCGCAGCTTTAACCAGTCGCAGAATGAGTACCGGGCGGAGTGGGAATATGTGCCGATGACCGGGTTTGTGAAAGGACTGTCGTCGGCATATACGGAAAACGACCTCCCGGATATGGCGATTATTGACAATCCGGATATGGCGGCGCTGATTCAGATGGGACTTTTTGAGGATATTACGCTGCAGGCGCAGGAGTGGGAGCTGGAGAACGAGTGTTATCCGTCCATGCTGGAAACGCTGAAATATGAGGGAAAATATTACGGGATTCCGTTTAACTGCAACAGCACGGCGCTGATTTATAATAAAGAGCTGTTTGCGGAATATCATCTGACGCCGCCGGAGACGTGGGAAGAGCTGCGGGAGGCGGCGAAAAAGCTGACAACTCCGGAACGAAGCGGCTTTGCTATGTGCTGCATCGAGAGCGAGCAGGGAGCGTTTCAGATTCTGCCCTGGATTCTGGCGGCGGGAGAGGATCCGCAGAGTCTGGGCGGGGAGGCGACCGTGGAGGCATTTGCCTTTCTGAAGTCGCTCCTTCTGGATGGAAGTATGTCGGAAAACTGTATTAATCTGACGCAGACGGACCTGGCGCTGGAATTTGCCGAAGGACGCGCGGCGATTATACAGAACGGACCGTGGGTTTTTCCGCAGCTGGATGAAGCGGGAATTGACTATGGCATTGTCCCGGTTCCGGGCAGAGAGAGAAACAACGCGGTGGTGGGCGGGGAGAATATCGGCATTTTAAAAGGCAAGAACCTGGAAGGCTCCCTGGCATTTCTGAGATTTTGCATAGAAGGGGATGAGATAACGGAATTCTGCCGGAAGGCGAGCGTCCTGCCGGCAAAAATTTCCGCAGCCAGGGAAAGTGTGGAAAAGCGGCCGGAGCTGGCGGTATTCCAGCAGCAGATGGAGAACGCGGTTACGAGAACTTCGATCCCGCACTGGAGCGCCGTCTCCGGGAAGCTGAGCGAGGGAATCTATAGGATTATTTCACAGGAAGAAACGCCGCAGCAGGCGGCTGCCGCGCTGCAGGAAAACTGA
- a CDS encoding carbohydrate ABC transporter permease — protein sequence MGKKEKRSQFIAFLCGAIIFIIFIFPLYWMVVTALKTQVEIFEIPTPLWPRDLTLEAFKQQLSSSSDTLRGFKNSAIIAVGATIISTVLSIPAAYGLARFRFKAKKALILFFLITQMLPSTLVLTSLYIMFSRVGLLNTYWAPILADATLGIPFSIIILRTYFLSIPKELDEAANIDGCGYWKSFFTIMLPIAKPGVIVAAVFSFVYAWGDLIYGITFITNPTMRPITSSIYNYVQQYQTLWNSTMAFGIIAISPVVLIFIFMQKYIVSGLTNGAVKA from the coding sequence ATGGGTAAAAAGGAAAAACGCAGCCAGTTTATTGCATTTTTGTGCGGCGCTATTATTTTTATTATATTTATCTTTCCTCTGTACTGGATGGTGGTGACAGCGCTGAAAACGCAGGTGGAAATTTTCGAGATTCCGACGCCGCTCTGGCCGCGGGATCTGACGCTGGAGGCGTTTAAGCAGCAGCTATCCTCGTCAAGCGATACACTGCGCGGGTTTAAAAACAGCGCGATTATTGCGGTGGGCGCAACGATTATCTCCACCGTGCTGTCCATCCCGGCGGCATATGGGCTGGCAAGGTTCCGCTTTAAGGCGAAAAAGGCGCTGATCTTGTTCTTCCTGATTACGCAGATGCTGCCCTCCACGCTGGTGCTCACCTCGCTCTATATTATGTTTTCGCGGGTGGGGCTTTTAAATACCTACTGGGCGCCGATTCTTGCGGACGCCACCCTTGGCATTCCGTTCAGCATCATCATTCTGCGCACCTACTTTTTGTCGATTCCGAAGGAGCTGGATGAGGCGGCGAATATCGATGGCTGCGGATACTGGAAGTCGTTTTTTACCATCATGCTTCCGATTGCGAAGCCCGGTGTGATCGTGGCAGCGGTGTTTTCCTTCGTCTATGCGTGGGGCGATCTGATTTACGGGATTACCTTTATCACGAACCCGACTATGCGGCCGATTACATCGAGTATTTATAATTATGTCCAACAGTATCAGACACTGTGGAATTCTACGATGGCATTTGGTATAATTGCAATATCTCCGGTAGTGCTGATTTTTATTTTCATGCAGAAGTACATTGTCAGCGGACTGACGAACGGAGCAGTAAAAGCATAA
- the tnpA gene encoding IS200/IS605 family transposase encodes MAKKANSLAHTKWMCKYHIVFTPKYRRKMIYNQYKEDLRDIIKQLCNYKGVEIIEGHLMPDHIHMLVSIPPKISVSSFMGYLKGKSALMMFDRHANLKYKFGNRHFWAEGYYVSTVGLNEDTIKKYIQEQERADIMMDKLSVKEYEDPFRGSR; translated from the coding sequence ATGGCGAAGAAAGCCAACTCACTTGCACATACAAAGTGGATGTGTAAGTATCATATCGTCTTCACACCAAAGTATAGACGAAAAATGATTTACAATCAATACAAAGAAGACCTAAGAGATATTATAAAACAACTTTGTAATTATAAAGGTGTTGAAATAATAGAAGGTCATCTTATGCCAGACCATATTCATATGCTGGTAAGTATTCCGCCCAAAATAAGTGTATCAAGTTTCATGGGATATTTGAAAGGGAAAAGTGCCCTAATGATGTTTGACCGCCACGCAAATCTGAAATATAAATTTGGGAACAGACATTTTTGGGCAGAAGGATACTATGTCAGCACAGTAGGTCTCAATGAGGACACCATAAAGAAGTACATTCAGGAGCAAGAGAGAGCGGATATTATGATGGATAAATTGAGCGTGAAAGAATATGAGGACCCCTTTAGGGGTAGTCGGTAA
- a CDS encoding carbohydrate ABC transporter permease: MKKHRKLNGGAKMGFLFALPAAIYMMIFIGYPMIQNLILSFKNVDVYSFAQPDNQKFIGFQNYIELFTSGNSIMTKAIINTLIFTVGSIFFQFIIGFGLALLFSRKFPGCSFFRGVTMISWLLPVTVAGLLFKFMFASSGGIVNQFLMALGLIEKPMEWLLQPKTAMVAIIIANIWIGIPFNMMLLITGLTTIPAEVYESCSLDGANKLQTLFRITIPMIKPAIMSVLTLGFVYTFKVFDLVWVMTKGGPVNSTELVSTYAYRLSFEEFQFSKGAAAANILFLILLVVGIFYIKLINEEEEIM; the protein is encoded by the coding sequence ATGAAAAAGCACAGAAAACTGAACGGCGGTGCAAAGATGGGATTTTTGTTTGCGCTGCCGGCGGCAATTTATATGATGATTTTCATCGGTTATCCGATGATTCAGAACCTGATTTTAAGCTTCAAAAACGTAGATGTCTATTCCTTTGCGCAGCCGGATAATCAGAAATTTATCGGATTTCAGAATTATATAGAGCTGTTTACCAGCGGAAATTCCATCATGACAAAGGCGATTATCAATACCCTGATTTTTACGGTCGGTTCCATTTTCTTTCAGTTTATCATAGGATTCGGGCTGGCGCTTTTATTCAGCAGAAAATTTCCCGGCTGCTCTTTCTTCCGGGGCGTGACGATGATTTCCTGGCTGCTGCCGGTCACGGTTGCGGGGCTTCTCTTCAAATTTATGTTTGCAAGCTCCGGTGGTATCGTCAATCAGTTTCTGATGGCGCTGGGGCTGATTGAGAAGCCGATGGAGTGGCTGCTTCAGCCGAAAACGGCAATGGTGGCGATTATTATTGCCAATATCTGGATTGGAATACCTTTTAACATGATGCTGCTGATTACCGGACTTACCACGATTCCGGCGGAGGTTTACGAGAGCTGCAGCCTGGACGGGGCGAATAAGCTGCAGACATTGTTCCGGATTACCATCCCCATGATTAAACCGGCGATTATGTCCGTGCTGACGCTGGGGTTTGTGTATACGTTTAAGGTGTTCGATCTGGTATGGGTAATGACCAAGGGCGGACCGGTAAATTCCACAGAGCTTGTCTCGACCTATGCGTACCGTCTTTCTTTTGAAGAATTCCAGTTCAGCAAGGGAGCTGCCGCGGCGAACATTCTGTTCCTGATTCTTCTGGTGGTCGGAATCTTTTATATTAAACTGATAAATGAAGAGGAGGAGATTATGTAA
- a CDS encoding glycoside hydrolase family 127 protein, with translation MRLHSADLKNISIRDGFWSKHVDLVRSAIIPYQWEAMNDRIPDAESSHCLENFRIAAGRTKGEFYGAVFQDTDVAKWLEAVGFSLACYPDAELEKTADEVIDLIAEAQCDDGYINTYFTIKEPKKRWTDLCEGHELYTAGHLMEAAVAYYQGTGKRKFLDCMCRFADLICDTFGTEEGKIHGYPGHEEVEIGLIKLADATGNRKYLEQAKYFVDARGVGENYFMKEMSRPDYKMIFPEFADYTPAYSQSHLPVREQTTAEGHAVRAVYLYCAMADIAGAYQDEALLRACETLWNNIVEKRMYLTGGIGSSGILERFTVDYDLPNEYNYSESCASIGLALFGLRMNQIMRDGKYMDVVERALYNTVLAGIALDGKSFFYVNPLEVWPPACMEGTSKRHVKPVRQKWFGVACCPPNIARTLASLGQYIYGVDEENRALYVNLFISNESTIELGEAQAAVRLTTTYPEEASFTLEIKSLPEEGMDVFLRVPDFAENYSVTVAGTEQPAQPENGYVRVHADAPCTILVSFAMPAKFVYANPQVRADSGKVAIVRGPLVYCLEEADNGENLPAVYVDTAAGLEEKKSPLFGGIVTVTARGKRIAPQSWKGGLYGTEKPELTDCTLTAIPYPYWSNRGQGEMLVWIKELNH, from the coding sequence ATGAGATTACATTCAGCAGATTTAAAAAACATTTCAATCAGAGACGGCTTCTGGTCGAAGCATGTCGATCTGGTGCGCAGCGCGATTATTCCCTATCAGTGGGAGGCGATGAACGACCGGATTCCGGACGCGGAGTCGAGCCATTGTCTGGAAAACTTCCGCATTGCGGCGGGCAGGACGAAGGGAGAGTTTTACGGAGCGGTCTTTCAGGATACGGACGTGGCAAAGTGGCTGGAGGCAGTCGGCTTTTCCCTTGCCTGCTATCCGGATGCGGAGCTGGAGAAGACGGCGGATGAGGTGATAGACCTGATAGCGGAGGCGCAGTGCGACGACGGCTATATCAATACGTATTTTACCATCAAAGAGCCCAAAAAGCGCTGGACGGATCTGTGCGAGGGGCACGAGCTTTACACGGCAGGGCATCTGATGGAGGCTGCGGTGGCATATTACCAGGGAACCGGAAAAAGAAAATTTCTTGACTGCATGTGCAGATTCGCCGATTTAATCTGCGATACCTTTGGCACTGAGGAAGGAAAAATTCATGGTTATCCGGGACATGAGGAAGTGGAGATCGGACTGATTAAGCTGGCGGACGCAACCGGAAACAGGAAATATCTTGAGCAGGCAAAATATTTTGTCGATGCGCGGGGCGTGGGAGAAAACTACTTTATGAAGGAGATGAGCCGTCCGGATTACAAGATGATTTTCCCGGAATTTGCCGATTACACGCCCGCCTACTCCCAGTCGCATCTGCCGGTCAGAGAGCAGACGACGGCGGAGGGACATGCCGTGCGCGCGGTGTATCTGTACTGTGCGATGGCGGATATCGCCGGCGCGTACCAGGATGAGGCGCTGCTGCGTGCGTGCGAAACGCTCTGGAACAACATCGTGGAAAAACGGATGTATCTGACCGGCGGCATTGGCTCCTCCGGTATCCTGGAGCGCTTTACGGTGGATTATGATCTGCCGAACGAATATAATTATTCGGAAAGCTGCGCGTCCATCGGTCTGGCGCTGTTCGGGCTGCGGATGAATCAGATTATGCGCGACGGAAAATATATGGACGTGGTCGAGCGGGCGCTCTATAACACGGTGCTTGCGGGGATTGCGCTGGATGGAAAGAGCTTCTTTTATGTAAATCCGCTGGAGGTGTGGCCGCCGGCGTGCATGGAGGGAACCTCGAAAAGGCATGTAAAGCCGGTGCGGCAGAAATGGTTCGGCGTTGCGTGCTGTCCGCCCAACATCGCCCGGACGCTGGCATCGCTCGGACAGTATATCTACGGGGTGGATGAGGAAAACAGGGCGCTGTATGTCAATCTGTTTATTTCCAATGAGAGTACGATTGAGCTGGGAGAGGCGCAGGCGGCGGTCAGGCTGACGACGACGTATCCGGAGGAAGCATCCTTCACATTGGAGATAAAAAGCCTTCCGGAGGAGGGAATGGATGTCTTCCTGCGCGTGCCGGATTTTGCAGAGAATTACAGCGTGACTGTGGCGGGGACAGAGCAGCCCGCGCAGCCGGAAAATGGCTATGTCAGAGTACACGCGGATGCGCCGTGTACGATTCTGGTCTCCTTTGCGATGCCGGCGAAATTTGTCTATGCCAATCCGCAGGTGCGTGCGGATTCCGGCAAGGTCGCCATTGTGCGGGGGCCGCTTGTGTACTGTCTGGAGGAGGCGGACAACGGGGAAAACCTGCCGGCGGTATATGTGGACACCGCCGCCGGACTGGAGGAGAAAAAATCCCCGCTGTTTGGCGGAATCGTGACGGTAACGGCACGTGGAAAACGGATCGCACCGCAAAGCTGGAAGGGTGGTCTGTACGGTACAGAAAAACCGGAGCTTACGGACTGCACCCTGACCGCTATTCCCTACCCGTACTGGAGCAACCGCGGACAGGGTGAAATGCTGGTCTGGATAAAAGAACTGAATCACTGA